The Cystobacter fuscus DSM 2262 DNA window AGCGGCGGGAGTTCCTCGCGCGCGCGGGGGCGGGCGTGGCGCTGGTGGCCACGGGAGGCATCACCAGCCATGGCACGTGGCGCGCCTTCCACCCCCCGGTGGTGAACGAGGTGACGGTGAAGCTGCCGGGGCTGCCCAGGGCCCTGGATGGAATCACGATCGTGCAGCTCAGTGACATCCACGTGGGCCCGCTCATCCAGCGCCGCTTCATGGACGAGCTGGTGGCGCGCACCAACGCCTTGAAGGGCGACCTGGTGTGCATCACCGGCGACCTGGTGGACGGCAGCGTGGAGCAGTTGGGCCAGGCGGCCGCGGCGCTCCGGGAGCTGCGCTCGCGCTTCGGCACGTACTTCTGCACGGGCAATCACGAGTACTACTCGGGCGACGAGGAGTGGACCGAGGCCCTCACGCGCATGGGCGTCACGGTGCTGCGCAACCGCCACGTGCGCGTGGGCGACGCGGGCGCCTCGTTCGATCTGGTGGGCGTGGATGACTGGGCGGCCGGGCGCTCGGGTTACCCGGAGCGCGGCTACGACTTGTCGGCGGCCCTCGCGGGGAGGGATCCCACCCGGGCGTCGGTGCTGCTGGCGCATCAGCCGGCGGGCTGGCGCGATCAGGCGCAGAAGGCGGGCATGGGGCTGCAGTTGTCCGGACACACGCACGGCGGGCAGATGTTCCCCTTCACCCTGGCGGTGTCCGCCATCTGGGAGCACGACGCCGGCTTGTTCCGCGAGGGCGAGCACTCGCTCTACGTGAGCCGGGGCACGGGCTTCTGGGGTCCTCCGGTGCGGGTGGCCGCGCCGCCTGAGATCGTGAAGGTGACGCTGCTCGCGTGAAAACGCTCGCCCGGATTTCACGCTACGTAAACGAGCAGTCCTGGACAGCCCAGCGTCCCCGGGAAACGTCGAGATGGGAATCCCCGCGTGAAGATGATTGTCTCGGAGCCATGGCACGATCCCTGTTGATGTCCCTACTCGTGCGCCAGCACCTGGCCCTCAAGGAGAAGTTCCGCGCCCGCTATCCCCACAGTTGGTTGGTCTGGGAGGCGGGGGTGTGGAACGTGCCGGAGAGCAGTGAGCAGAACCACGGTGCGACGCGACTGCCGACCTCGGATCTCCGGGACTGTCTGCCCCCGGGCGACGCGATGTGCTTCGAGCTCACCCCGGGCCGCGACGCGCTGATGATCGGCCGGGCCTCGCACAACGCCTTCGTCATCAACGACGCGACGGTGTCACGCGAGCACCTGCTGCTGCGCGCGCGGCCGGACGGCGGCTGGACGGTGGAAGCGTTGAGCCAGGGAGGACCGGCGATGCTCGGCGGCCAGTTGCTGCCGCCCGGAGAACCGCGGCCCCTGGAGAGCGGCATGCACCTGCAGCTCGGCGATGTGCGGCTCACCTTCCACGACGCCGAGAGCTTCCACCAGCGCATGGGCCACACGGCCGCGCTGGTGATGGCCCAGATGCGCGGCTCGCCGAACAGCCCGGCCTGAGCCCCGGCCCCGCGAGGAGCGGGGCTAGCGGATGGTGCCCAGGGTGGTGGGACGCGGCTGGGGCGCGGTGGCGGCGTAGATGATGCCGCCGGCCGCGATCGCCACGGCGCCCGCGCCCGCCCACACCCACCACTTCTTCGTCAGGCTCTCGCCCTGGACCTCGGTGTTGGCCGGCGTGGACTTGGACGCCACGGTGCGCGAGCGCTCGCTGTCCTGACGCGCGCGCCGCTCGGCCACCTCCGCCGTCTGCTTGCGCAGGGAGGAGTCCTTCTGCTGCGGCTTGCCCACCGCCGCGTCCATCTCGGCGATCAACTCGCGCACGAGCGGAGCATTGGCCGGTGGTTGTTTCGATTGGGCCAGGTAGCGGCGGTAGAAGGTGGCGGCCTGCTCGGGCCGCGCCAACTGCCGGTAGCACTGGGCGATGTTGAAGAGGAAGCCGGGCAGCGGCAGCAGCCGGTACGCCTCGACATAGGCGTCCAGGGCCTTCTGGAACTGCGCCTGCTCGTAGGCGGCATTGCCCTCGAGGAACTTCGCGCGGGCCTGGGCCTGCGCACGCGCCTCTCCACTCTGGGCGCGCGCGGGCAGGGGCGCGAGGGCGAGCAGCCCCACGACCACGGCCACCCACCACCCGGAGCGCTCAAGGAGCGAACGGATCAATGACGGCATCACGGTTTCCCATGGACGATTTGCGCGAGAGGGACGAGCGCGGGAGGGAAGAGCGCGAGGGCATCGCGCGCGCGGGCTTCGTCCCCGCGCGCACCAGGGGCACCTCGAGCGAGGAGGACGCATCGAGCGGCAGCTGGTGCTCGCTCGGCACGTAGCCCGCCAGCTCCACGCGCACGCCCAGGGAGCTGGCCGAGGAGGGCATCTGGGCCACCCACGGCGTCACC harbors:
- a CDS encoding FHA domain-containing protein is translated as MARSLLMSLLVRQHLALKEKFRARYPHSWLVWEAGVWNVPESSEQNHGATRLPTSDLRDCLPPGDAMCFELTPGRDALMIGRASHNAFVINDATVSREHLLLRARPDGGWTVEALSQGGPAMLGGQLLPPGEPRPLESGMHLQLGDVRLTFHDAESFHQRMGHTAALVMAQMRGSPNSPA
- a CDS encoding tetratricopeptide repeat protein, translated to MPSLIRSLLERSGWWVAVVVGLLALAPLPARAQSGEARAQAQARAKFLEGNAAYEQAQFQKALDAYVEAYRLLPLPGFLFNIAQCYRQLARPEQAATFYRRYLAQSKQPPANAPLVRELIAEMDAAVGKPQQKDSSLRKQTAEVAERRARQDSERSRTVASKSTPANTEVQGESLTKKWWVWAGAGAVAIAAGGIIYAATAPQPRPTTLGTIR
- a CDS encoding metallophosphoesterase — translated: RREFLARAGAGVALVATGGITSHGTWRAFHPPVVNEVTVKLPGLPRALDGITIVQLSDIHVGPLIQRRFMDELVARTNALKGDLVCITGDLVDGSVEQLGQAAAALRELRSRFGTYFCTGNHEYYSGDEEWTEALTRMGVTVLRNRHVRVGDAGASFDLVGVDDWAAGRSGYPERGYDLSAALAGRDPTRASVLLAHQPAGWRDQAQKAGMGLQLSGHTHGGQMFPFTLAVSAIWEHDAGLFREGEHSLYVSRGTGFWGPPVRVAAPPEIVKVTLLA